A window from Zingiber officinale cultivar Zhangliang chromosome 7A, Zo_v1.1, whole genome shotgun sequence encodes these proteins:
- the LOC122001005 gene encoding serine decarboxylase 1-like, whose translation MVGSVGNGLLDLGGREKVEPLPKEFDPEEIVDSLLHSESNIVGKEEDGTSRKIVLGRNVHTMCLEVKEPEADDEITGEREAYMAGVLARYRRSLIDRTKHHLGYPYNLDFDYGALIHLQHFSINNLGDPFIESNYGVHSRQFEVGVLDWFARLWELEKNEYWGYITNCGTEGNLHGILVGREVFPNGILYASKESHYSVFKAARMYRMECVKVATLVSGEIDCTDFRAKLVQNKEKPAIININIGTTVKGAVDDLDLVIQTLEENGFKDRFYIHCDGALFGLMMPFIKRAPKVTFKKPIGSVSVSGHKFVGCPVPCRRQITRLEHINALSSNVEYLASRDATIMGSRNGHAPIFLWYTLNRKGYQGFQKEVQKCLRNAHYLKNRLKEAGIGSMLNELSSTVVFERPKDEDFIRQWQLACEGNIAHVVVMPNVTIEKLDYFLRELLEKRSHWYQEGTISPPCLAAEIGEANCLCFSHKN comes from the exons ATGGTGGGAAGCGTGGGAAATGGCTTGTTGGATCTGGGGGGCAGGGAGAAGGTGGAGCCGCTGCCTAAGGAGTTCGATCCCGAGGAGATCGTCGATTCCTTGCTACATTCGGAGTCCAACATAGTTGGAAAAGAGGAGGACGGGACGAGCAGAAAAATAGTGTTGGGGAGGAATGTGCACACAATGTGTCTCGAAGTTAAAGAACCAGAGGCCGACGATGAGATTACTGGGGAGAGGGAAGCGTATATGGCCGGCGTCCTAGCAAGGTACAGAAGATCCCTCATTGACAGGACCAAGCACCATCTAG GTTACCCGTACAATTTGGACTTTGATTATGGTGCTCTTATCCATCTGCAACACTTTTCCATCAACAACCTAGGTGACCCATTCATTGAGAGCAACTACGGTGTGCATTCTAGGCAATTTGAAGTTGGAGTGTTGGACTGGTTTGCTCGGCTGTGGGAATTGGAAAAGAATGAATACTGGGGTTATATTACAAACTGCGGCACTGAAGGAAATTTGCATGGTATCCTTGTTGG GAGAGAGGTCTTTCCCAATGGCATTTTGTATGCCTCAAAAGAATCTCATTACTCGGTTTTCAAAGCTGCAAGGATGTATAGAATGGAGTGTGTGAAGGTTGCCACTCTGGTGTCTGGTGAAATCGATTGCACAGATTTTAGAGCTAAGTTAGTCCAGAACAAGGAGAAGCCAGCCATTATTAACATCAACATTG GAACCACTGTCAAGGGGGCTGTCGATGATCTTGATCTGGTCATACAAACTCTTGAAGAAAATGGATTTAAAGATCGGTTCTACATCCATTGTGATGGTGCTCTCTTTGGGCTCATGATGCCATTTATCAAACGT GCACCAAAAGTGACGTTCAAGAAGCCTATCGGAAGTGTGAGTGTGTCAGGTCACAAGTTCGTGGGATGCCCGGTGCCTTGTAGGCGTCAAATTACGAGATTGGAACACATCAACGCCCTCTCCAGTAACGTTGAGTATCTTGCTTCCAGGGATGCCACCATCATGGGAAGTAGAAATGGCCATGCCCCAATCTTCCTCTGGTACACCCTCAACAGGAAAGGTTATCAAGGTTTCCAGAAGGAAGTTCAGAAATGCTTAAGGAATGCTCATTATCTGAAAAACCGTCTGAAAGAGGCAGGGATTGGTTCGATGCTCAATGAGCTTAGTAGCACCGTTGTGTTTGAGAGGCCAAAAGACGAGGATTTCATCAGGCAGTGGCAACTTGCTTGTGAGGGAAACATCGCACATGTAGTGGTAATGCCGAATGTCACCATTGAGAAGCTCGACTATTTCTTGCGCGAACTACTTGAGAAACGTTCACACTGGTATCAGGAAGGCACAATCTCACCTCCTTGTCTCGCTGCGGAGATAGGCGAGGCCAATTGTTTGTGTTTCTCACATAAGAATTAA
- the LOC121999229 gene encoding exocyst complex component SEC5B-like has product MASDSDLDEDELLQMALKEQAERDVNYKRPSAKNSKPVVNLIRPPPPPPFMDQSQPQGNPNSNSNPRGKQPRPQQQQQQQRRNPSRGGDDDDGSEVEMLSISSGDEDSSKDRVPPQRGRGGNDRRAPRDDGDTGQDDDEPRSWKRVDEAELSRRVREMRETRAAPSAQEQKPNAIARKGLAHLQSLPRGVEVLDPLGLGKPSSTDLKGKNLLIEEDVMEDTIAMDDPMYEASKEVIYGDGHETLVIRKSLLTPKGDSGDDWLKTNIFHTTCTIVDKVCKMIIDSDSCEN; this is encoded by the exons ATGGCGAGCGACAGCGATCTCGACGAGGACGAGCTCCTCCAGATGGCGCTCAAGGAGCAGGCGGAGAGGGATGTCAACTACAAGAGGCCGTCGGCGAAAAATTCTAAGCCCGTCGTCAACCTCATCCGGCCTCCGCCTCCGCCGCCTTTCATGGATCAGAGCCAGCCTCAGGGGAACCCTAATTCGAATTCCAATCCCCGTGGCAAGCAGCCCCGGCCgcaacagcagcagcagcagcagaggCGGAATCCCAGTCGTGGAGGGGATGACGACGACGGATCGGAGGTCGAGATGCTGAGCATCTCCTCTGGAGATGAGGACTCGTCTAAAGACCGTGTTCCACCGCAGAGGGGGCGTGGCGGCAACGATCGCCGAGCGCCCAGGGATGATGGCGATACCGGGCAGGACGACGATGAGCCCAGAAGCTGGAAAAGGGTAGATGAGGCTGAG CTTTCTCGTAGAGTTCGAGAGATGCGTGAAACAAGGGCTGCACCAAGTGCACAAGAACAAAAACCAAATGCAATTGCTCGCAAGGGGCTTGCACACTTGCAATCTTTACCTCGGGGTGTGGAAGTTTTGGATCCACTTGGGCTTGG GAAGCCCTCTTCTACTGATCTGAAGGGAAAAAACTTATTGATTGAGGAAGATGTGATGGAAGATACAATAGCAATGGATGATCCGATGTATGAAGCATCTAAGGAAGTGATTTATGGCGATGGTCATGAGACTCTGGTCATTCGTAAGAGTCTGCTGACTCCCAAGGGTGATTCAGGAGACGATTGGTTGAAAACCAATATTTTTCATACTACCTGCACCATCGTGGATAAAGTCTGCAAGATGATTATCGACAGTGATAGTTGTGAGAACTGA